The following are encoded together in the Pseudomonas maumuensis genome:
- a CDS encoding methionine ABC transporter permease, whose product MDILSYFANVDWVEIWQATNDTMVMLFISLAFIILLGLPLGVVLFLFSPRQMFEHKKVYAVLATIVNIVRSVPFIILLIVMIPITVLITGTSLGVAGAIPPLVVGTTPFFARLVETALREVDRGIIEATQSMGATTRQIIFKAVLPEAMPGIIAAITVTAITLVSYTAMAGVVGAGGLGDLSIRFGYQRFQTDVMIVTVVLLVILVQVLQMIGDKLVVHFSRK is encoded by the coding sequence ATGGACATCCTCAGCTATTTCGCCAACGTCGACTGGGTCGAGATCTGGCAGGCGACCAACGACACCATGGTCATGCTGTTCATCTCGCTGGCCTTCATCATCCTGCTGGGCCTGCCACTGGGCGTCGTGCTGTTCCTGTTCAGCCCACGGCAGATGTTCGAGCACAAGAAGGTCTACGCCGTGCTGGCGACCATCGTCAACATCGTGCGCTCGGTGCCGTTCATCATCCTGCTGATCGTGATGATCCCAATCACGGTGCTGATCACCGGCACCTCGCTGGGCGTTGCCGGTGCCATCCCGCCGCTGGTGGTGGGGACCACGCCGTTCTTCGCGCGGCTGGTGGAAACCGCCCTGCGTGAAGTGGACCGCGGCATCATCGAGGCTACCCAGTCGATGGGCGCCACCACCCGCCAGATCATCTTCAAGGCCGTGCTGCCTGAAGCGATGCCGGGCATCATCGCCGCCATTACCGTGACCGCCATCACCTTGGTGTCCTACACCGCCATGGCCGGCGTGGTCGGGGCTGGAGGCCTGGGTGACCTGTCGATCCGCTTCGGCTACCAACGCTTCCAGACCGACGTGATGATCGTCACCGTGGTGCTGCTGGTGATCCTGGTCCAGGTACTGCAAATGATCGGCGACAAGCTGGTCGTGCATTTTTCCCGTAAGTAA
- the katE gene encoding catalase HPII — MPSKTPQAPQPSPVAGTDTPDKANTNAKLQSLEAFRSDASGQALRTNQGVKVADNQNSLKAGARGPSLLEDFIMREKITHFDHERIPERIVHARGTGAHGYFQSYGCHAELTKAGFLQDPEKITPVFVRFSTVQGPRGSGDTVRDVRGFAVKFYTDEGNFDLVGNNMPVFFIQDAIKFPDFVHAVKPEPHNEMPTGGSAHDTFWDFVSLVPESAHMVMWAMSDRAIPRSLRMMEGFGVHTFRLINAQGVASFVKFHWKPRQGVHSVLWDEAQKLAGKDTDYHRRDLWEAIETGHYPEWELGVQIVPEADEHKFDFDLLDPTKIIPEELVPVTPLGKMVLDRNPDNFFAEVEQIAFCPGHIVPGIDFSNDPLLQGRLFSYTDTQISRLGGPNFHEIPINRPVAPNHSSQRDAMHRMTIDKGRASYEPNSIDGGWPKETPPAAQDGGFESYQERIDANKIRQRSESFGDHFSQARLFFHSMSPTEQQHIIKAYSFELGKVEREAIRAREVNEILANIDLKLAAAVAANLGLPAPKAGTVKVKGSKPAQSKALSQMNHPGNIGISGRKIAILVADGVDDASVDKVVKALEAQSARPMLLGPTSAPVKTAGGKQLSVDASMEGMPSVMFDGVWVPAGKASLEALENSGVAKHFLLEAYKHLKPMGIASEGKLLLNKLGLKVDAGLLLGDDQKAFEAFFKAVEGHRVWAREAVAEAVPA; from the coding sequence ATGCCCAGCAAGACGCCCCAGGCGCCACAGCCCAGCCCTGTCGCCGGCACCGACACCCCGGACAAGGCCAACACCAACGCCAAGCTGCAGAGCTTGGAGGCGTTTCGCAGCGACGCCAGCGGCCAGGCGCTGCGTACCAACCAGGGGGTGAAGGTTGCCGACAACCAGAACAGCCTCAAGGCAGGCGCCCGTGGGCCTTCGCTGCTCGAAGACTTCATCATGCGCGAGAAGATCACCCACTTCGACCATGAGCGCATACCCGAGCGCATCGTCCATGCCCGTGGGACTGGCGCCCATGGTTACTTTCAGAGCTACGGTTGCCATGCCGAACTGACCAAGGCCGGTTTCCTGCAAGACCCCGAGAAGATAACCCCGGTGTTCGTACGCTTTTCTACAGTGCAGGGTCCACGTGGCTCGGGCGACACGGTGCGCGATGTGCGCGGCTTTGCGGTGAAGTTCTACACCGATGAAGGTAACTTCGATCTGGTCGGCAACAACATGCCGGTGTTCTTCATCCAGGATGCGATCAAGTTTCCCGACTTCGTCCACGCGGTCAAACCCGAACCGCACAACGAGATGCCCACCGGTGGCTCGGCCCACGATACCTTCTGGGACTTCGTATCGCTGGTGCCGGAATCCGCGCACATGGTCATGTGGGCGATGTCCGACCGGGCCATTCCGCGCAGCCTGCGCATGATGGAAGGCTTTGGCGTGCATACCTTCCGGTTGATCAATGCCCAAGGCGTGGCCAGCTTCGTCAAGTTCCACTGGAAGCCACGCCAGGGCGTGCATTCGGTGCTGTGGGACGAAGCCCAGAAGCTTGCCGGTAAGGACACCGACTATCACCGCCGCGACCTGTGGGAAGCGATCGAGACCGGTCATTACCCGGAATGGGAGCTGGGCGTGCAGATCGTGCCGGAGGCCGATGAACACAAGTTCGACTTCGACCTGCTCGACCCGACCAAGATCATCCCCGAGGAGCTGGTGCCGGTAACGCCGCTGGGCAAAATGGTGCTCGACCGCAACCCGGACAATTTCTTCGCCGAAGTGGAGCAGATCGCCTTCTGCCCCGGACATATCGTGCCGGGCATCGATTTCAGCAACGACCCCTTGCTGCAGGGCCGGCTGTTCTCCTACACCGACACCCAGATTAGCCGCCTGGGCGGACCGAACTTCCACGAGATCCCGATCAACCGCCCCGTCGCGCCCAATCACAGCAGCCAGCGCGATGCCATGCACCGCATGACCATCGACAAGGGGCGAGCTTCCTACGAGCCCAACTCGATCGATGGCGGCTGGCCGAAGGAAACACCGCCCGCCGCACAGGATGGCGGTTTCGAGAGTTACCAGGAACGTATCGATGCAAACAAGATCCGCCAGCGCAGCGAGTCGTTCGGCGACCATTTCTCCCAGGCGCGGCTGTTCTTCCACAGCATGAGCCCCACCGAGCAGCAGCACATCATCAAGGCCTACAGCTTCGAACTGGGCAAGGTCGAGCGCGAGGCGATCCGGGCGCGGGAGGTGAACGAGATCCTGGCCAACATCGATCTCAAGTTGGCGGCAGCGGTGGCGGCCAACCTCGGGCTGCCGGCGCCGAAGGCCGGCACGGTCAAGGTCAAGGGCAGCAAGCCGGCGCAGTCAAAGGCCTTGAGCCAGATGAACCACCCCGGAAACATCGGCATCAGTGGGCGCAAGATCGCCATCCTGGTGGCTGATGGCGTGGATGACGCGAGTGTCGACAAGGTGGTCAAGGCGCTGGAGGCGCAAAGTGCGCGCCCCATGCTGCTGGGGCCGACGTCGGCACCAGTGAAGACTGCAGGTGGCAAGCAGCTGTCGGTGGATGCGTCGATGGAGGGCATGCCGTCGGTGATGTTCGACGGTGTATGGGTGCCGGCGGGCAAGGCTTCGTTGGAGGCGCTGGAAAACAGCGGCGTGGCCAAGCACTTCCTGCTCGAGGCCTATAAGCACCTCAAACCCATGGG
- a CDS encoding methionine ABC transporter ATP-binding protein, whose translation MIEFQNVHKTYRVAGRDIPALNPTSLTIEDGQVFGLIGHSGAGKSTMLRLINRLEEPSGGKIVVDGEDVTAFDSNQLRRFRQQVGMIFQHFNLLASKTVADNVALPLVLAGELSRGEIDKRVTELLARVGLSEHAKKYPAQLSGGQKQRVGIARALSTNPKILLCDEATSALDPQTTASVLQLLAEINRELKLTIVLITHEMDVIRRVCDRVAVMDAGQIVEQGPVADVFLHPQHATTKRFVQEDEQVDENEQRDDFAHVPGRIVRLTFQGCATYAPLLGTVARETGVDYSILAGRIDRIKDIPYGQLTLALIGGDMEAAFARFTAADVHMEVLR comes from the coding sequence GTGATCGAGTTTCAAAATGTCCACAAGACCTACCGCGTCGCCGGTAGGGATATCCCGGCCCTGAACCCGACCAGCCTGACCATCGAAGATGGTCAGGTGTTCGGCCTGATCGGCCACTCCGGTGCCGGCAAGAGCACCATGCTGCGCCTGATCAACCGCCTCGAGGAGCCGTCCGGCGGCAAGATCGTGGTCGACGGTGAAGACGTCACCGCCTTCGACTCGAACCAGCTGCGGCGCTTCCGCCAGCAGGTCGGCATGATCTTCCAGCACTTCAACCTGCTGGCTTCCAAGACCGTCGCCGACAATGTCGCCCTGCCGCTGGTGCTGGCGGGCGAGCTGTCGCGTGGCGAGATCGACAAGCGCGTCACCGAGCTGCTGGCCCGTGTCGGCCTTTCCGAGCACGCGAAGAAGTACCCGGCGCAACTGTCGGGTGGGCAGAAGCAGCGCGTCGGCATCGCCCGCGCCCTGTCCACCAACCCCAAGATCCTGCTGTGCGACGAAGCTACCAGCGCCCTCGACCCGCAGACCACCGCCTCGGTGCTGCAACTGCTGGCCGAGATCAACCGCGAGCTGAAGCTGACCATCGTGCTGATCACCCATGAGATGGACGTGATCCGCCGGGTCTGCGACCGCGTGGCGGTGATGGACGCCGGGCAGATCGTCGAGCAGGGCCCGGTGGCCGACGTGTTCCTGCACCCGCAGCACGCCACCACCAAGCGTTTCGTCCAGGAAGACGAGCAGGTCGACGAGAACGAGCAACGCGACGATTTCGCCCATGTGCCGGGGCGCATCGTGCGCCTGACCTTCCAGGGCTGCGCCACCTACGCGCCGCTGCTGGGCACCGTGGCCCGCGAAACCGGCGTGGACTACAGCATCCTTGCCGGGCGCATCGACCGCATCAAGGACATTCCCTATGGCCAGCTGACCCTTGCCCTGATCGGTGGAGACATGGAGGCGGCATTCGCCCGCTTCACTGCAGCTGACGTACATATGGAGGTACTGCGTTGA